One genomic window of Luteitalea pratensis includes the following:
- a CDS encoding cupredoxin domain-containing protein: MFKTEWRRSALAMPFVALGLVVSLAAQQAPRVIEVKAKKYDFEPSTIEVQQGERVVLRVTSTDRLHGIGIKKFGVSKEVPKGETVDVEFVASSAGTYQVLCTEDCGKGHDDMVGTLVVKAVAQ, from the coding sequence TTGTTCAAGACAGAGTGGCGGCGCAGTGCGCTGGCCATGCCGTTCGTGGCGCTGGGCCTGGTCGTATCGCTCGCGGCACAGCAGGCGCCGCGCGTGATCGAGGTCAAGGCGAAGAAGTACGACTTCGAGCCGTCGACCATCGAAGTGCAGCAAGGAGAGCGGGTGGTGCTGCGCGTGACGTCCACCGATCGCCTGCACGGCATCGGCATCAAGAAGTTCGGCGTCAGCAAGGAAGTCCCGAAGGGGGAAACCGTGGACGTGGAGTTCGTCGCGTCGAGCGCAGGCACCTACCAGGTGCTCTGCACGGAGGACTGCGGCAAGGGGCATGACGACATGGTCGGCACACTGGTGGTGAAAGCGGTGGCGCAGTGA
- a CDS encoding nucleotide exchange factor GrpE, whose amino-acid sequence MSEQEPVKVVDRRWWARTEDTPASDSEPLVFDKPSYVQELEQKLAEKDAQLQEYVTLVHEAQREFDAMRLRVRKDAARDAEMSRRSVFADLLEVIDNLDRALAAARAGGGADHLAQGVELVRQQFLHKLAGYGIRRLEPLGEPFDPEMHEAVTVVPVTDQYGEGIVAGVAAPGYRIGDDVLRPATVAVASNS is encoded by the coding sequence ATGAGCGAACAAGAGCCCGTGAAGGTCGTCGATCGCCGCTGGTGGGCGCGCACCGAGGACACGCCGGCCAGCGACAGTGAGCCGCTGGTGTTCGACAAGCCGTCCTACGTCCAGGAACTCGAGCAGAAGCTGGCCGAGAAGGACGCGCAGTTGCAGGAGTACGTGACGCTGGTGCACGAAGCACAGCGCGAGTTCGACGCGATGCGCTTGCGCGTGCGCAAGGACGCCGCCCGCGACGCCGAGATGTCACGCCGCTCGGTGTTTGCCGACCTGCTCGAAGTGATCGACAACCTCGATCGCGCGCTCGCGGCGGCTCGTGCCGGCGGTGGCGCGGATCACCTCGCGCAGGGCGTCGAGCTCGTGCGCCAGCAATTCCTCCACAAGCTCGCCGGCTATGGCATCAGGCGTCTCGAGCCGCTCGGCGAACCGTTCGACCCCGAAATGCACGAGGCCGTCACGGTGGTGCCCGTCACCGACCAGTATGGCGAAGGCATCGTGGCCGGCGTGGCCGCGCCTGGGTACCGGATTGGCGATGACGTGCTGCGCCCGGCGACCGTGGCGGTCGCGTCCAACAGCTGA
- a CDS encoding sigma-54-dependent transcriptional regulator, with product MTHGTVLLVDDEEKILKTLGRALREDEHEVTTTSSPQEALRLLGARQFDVLIVDYLMPGLTGMDVVRELQAALPEPERPGVLMMTAHGTVRNAVEAMKLGVRDYLQKPFDIDELLVSVRRTVEEQQARNGLRYLLSEQKNQFGQYGIVGRSRAVQDVIARVELVARSRSTVLITGETGTGKELVARAIHDRSAERAHPLIRVNCAALPEGLLESELFGHVRGAFTGAINARKGRFALADGGSIFLDEISTISGNVQAKLLRVLQEREFEPLGAERTQRVDVRVIAATNRDLQVLASEGKFQNDLYYRLNVIPIRIPPLRERREDIPILVEHFTRRIAASLGKPDLRLDDGALDALVNYSWPGNVRELENTMERAVVLATGTTIGRDLVLLMPGASGEGTGLPSGRLHDNVSWAERESIVKALRAAGGIKKDAAEALGISQRALSHYLNKHGID from the coding sequence ATGACACACGGCACCGTGCTGCTCGTGGACGACGAGGAGAAGATCCTCAAGACGCTGGGCCGAGCCCTGCGGGAGGACGAACACGAGGTCACCACCACCTCGTCACCACAGGAGGCGCTGCGGCTCCTCGGCGCGCGACAGTTCGACGTCCTGATCGTCGACTACCTCATGCCAGGACTCACCGGCATGGACGTCGTGCGGGAACTGCAGGCGGCGCTGCCCGAGCCCGAACGCCCTGGCGTGCTGATGATGACCGCGCATGGCACCGTCCGCAACGCCGTCGAGGCGATGAAACTCGGCGTGCGGGACTACCTGCAGAAGCCCTTCGACATCGACGAGCTGCTCGTGAGCGTGCGTCGCACCGTCGAGGAGCAGCAGGCCCGCAACGGCCTGCGGTACCTGCTGTCGGAGCAGAAGAACCAGTTCGGGCAGTACGGCATCGTCGGACGAAGCCGTGCGGTGCAGGATGTGATCGCCCGCGTCGAGCTCGTGGCGCGGAGCCGCAGCACCGTGCTGATCACCGGCGAGACCGGGACCGGCAAGGAACTCGTCGCGCGCGCGATTCACGATCGCAGTGCGGAACGGGCGCACCCGCTCATTCGCGTCAACTGTGCGGCGTTGCCCGAAGGCCTGCTGGAATCGGAGCTGTTCGGGCACGTCCGGGGCGCGTTCACGGGTGCGATCAACGCGCGCAAGGGCCGGTTCGCCCTCGCCGACGGCGGTTCGATCTTCCTCGACGAGATCTCCACCATCAGCGGCAACGTGCAGGCCAAGTTGCTGCGCGTGCTCCAGGAGCGCGAGTTCGAACCGCTCGGCGCAGAGCGCACGCAACGCGTCGACGTGCGCGTGATCGCCGCCACGAATCGCGACCTGCAGGTGCTCGCCTCCGAAGGCAAGTTCCAGAACGACCTCTATTATCGGCTCAACGTCATCCCGATCCGCATTCCGCCGCTGCGCGAACGTCGCGAGGACATCCCGATCCTCGTCGAGCATTTCACCCGGCGCATCGCCGCGTCGCTCGGCAAGCCGGACCTGCGCCTCGACGATGGCGCACTCGATGCGCTCGTGAACTACTCGTGGCCCGGCAACGTCCGCGAGCTCGAGAACACCATGGAACGCGCGGTCGTCCTCGCGACCGGAACCACGATCGGGCGCGACCTCGTGCTGCTGATGCCTGGCGCATCGGGCGAGGGCACGGGCCTCCCCTCGGGCCGCCTGCACGACAACGTGTCGTGGGCCGAGCGCGAGTCGATCGTGAAGGCGCTGCGCGCCGCCGGCGGCATCAAGAAGGACGCGGCCGAGGCGCTCGGGATCAGCCAGCGCGCGCTCTCGCACTATCTCAACAAGCACGGCATCGACTAG
- a CDS encoding DUF5777 family beta-barrel protein, translating into MKTTIIATALTLIAIGTLPATAQTGRTDTATPVKANGSGASSAAPTDPKATPTPKATADDPKATPDDPKVVAAEPATVADDPKAADGEAAAAAQDDEDDPDLDVNLAQPDYTIVALPTTLRLPKGKFAFRVTHRFGRPLDDGNFGDLAADAFGFDSGGLIGLEVRYGVLRGTQVGVLRTSDRTIQMFAQQQIVGQEKFPLGMALHLTMDGTNNFQDSYSPGIGLVVSREIGKTAAVYFEPTWVNNTNTLPSELADDNSAFLIGLGGRVRVSRRAYLVGELAPRVSGFDPGSTHASVGVEMRAGGHAFQINFSRGLGTTMGQVARGGTEDDWFIGFNISRKFW; encoded by the coding sequence ATGAAAACGACCATCATTGCCACTGCGCTCACGTTGATCGCCATCGGGACGTTGCCGGCGACGGCGCAGACCGGCCGCACCGACACCGCTACACCCGTGAAGGCGAACGGCAGCGGCGCGTCGTCTGCGGCGCCTACCGACCCGAAGGCCACCCCGACTCCCAAGGCAACCGCCGACGATCCGAAGGCGACGCCCGATGATCCGAAGGTGGTGGCAGCAGAGCCCGCGACTGTTGCCGACGACCCGAAGGCGGCCGACGGCGAGGCCGCGGCGGCCGCTCAGGATGACGAAGACGATCCGGATCTCGACGTCAATCTCGCGCAGCCCGACTACACGATCGTCGCGCTGCCCACCACGCTGCGGCTGCCCAAGGGCAAGTTCGCGTTCCGCGTGACGCACCGCTTCGGACGCCCCCTCGACGACGGCAACTTCGGCGATCTCGCCGCCGATGCGTTCGGTTTCGACTCCGGCGGGCTGATCGGCCTCGAGGTGCGTTACGGCGTGCTGCGCGGCACGCAGGTCGGCGTGTTGCGCACCAGCGATCGCACCATCCAGATGTTTGCGCAGCAGCAGATCGTCGGACAGGAGAAGTTCCCGCTGGGCATGGCGCTGCATCTCACCATGGACGGCACGAACAACTTCCAGGACAGCTACTCGCCCGGGATCGGGCTGGTGGTGTCACGCGAGATCGGCAAGACCGCCGCGGTGTACTTCGAACCGACCTGGGTCAACAACACCAACACCCTGCCCAGCGAACTCGCCGACGACAACAGCGCGTTCCTGATCGGGCTCGGCGGACGCGTCCGTGTGAGCCGTCGCGCGTATCTCGTGGGCGAGCTCGCGCCGCGCGTGAGCGGATTCGACCCCGGCTCGACGCACGCGAGTGTCGGCGTGGAAATGCGGGCCGGCGGGCACGCGTTTCAGATCAACTTCTCGCGCGGGCTCGGCACGACGATGGGGCAGGTGGCCCGGGGCGGGACGGAGGACGACTGGTTCATCGGGTTCAACATCTCGCGCAAGTTCTGGTGA
- the clpS gene encoding ATP-dependent Clp protease adapter ClpS: MTDTSQQTGDLVLERTEKQTKEPARFKVLLINDDYTTMDFVVEVLETVFHRTPAEAFRIMMQVHTQGKGLCGVYTFEVAETKVEAVHELARENGFPLRASLEEE, encoded by the coding sequence ATGACCGACACTTCACAGCAGACGGGCGATCTCGTCCTCGAACGTACCGAGAAGCAGACCAAGGAGCCGGCGCGCTTCAAGGTGCTGCTGATCAACGACGACTACACCACAATGGACTTCGTGGTCGAGGTCCTCGAAACCGTGTTCCACAGGACCCCTGCCGAGGCATTCCGCATCATGATGCAGGTGCATACGCAGGGCAAAGGGTTGTGCGGCGTGTACACGTTCGAAGTCGCCGAGACGAAGGTCGAGGCAGTGCACGAACTCGCGCGGGAGAACGGCTTCCCACTGCGGGCGAGCCTGGAAGAGGAGTAA
- a CDS encoding AAA family ATPase: MFSASVELLLGVAYREATSRRHTHLTLEHLLYVLAHDTEAERILAACGADLPRLRSELDKFLQQNIEQFPRGAQKEPEQTLAFRRALQTAVLHVQSAGKSEVQAGDLLAALLQQNRSYAAQLLEGQGVTRLDVLNYISHGISKVPAPDDAGSDDRPAAAGQGDEGSSTSRTPLDAYTVNLTQKARNGVLDPLVGRATEVQRTMEILCRRRKNNPMFVGEPGVGKTALAEGLAQRLLQDDVPSVLKDAEVFSLDATALLAGTRFRGDFEERFKAVVNALAKRPKPILFIDEMHSTVGAGATTGGTMDLATLIKPVLSAGDIRVIGATTFEEFKQVEKDRALARRLQKVVIEEPSVEETVTILKGLRSRYEDHHNVNYTDQAIETAAKLAGRHLRDYRLPDSAIDVLDEAGAMLRLQQAPPAPPVAADATAAAGDDARLGQPGAPKSTSSSAGKAGSPGPADPVKGGRPEVVAETAPRQTVDVPEIERVIARMARIPDKQAHASDKERLRTLEEQLMRVVFGQDDAVKAVARAIKRARAGLGQPEKPAGCFLFTGPTGVGKTELAKQLAIHLGNQFVRFDMSEYMEKHAVARLIGAPPGYVGFEQGGLLVDAIRKDPYAVLLLDEIEKAHPDIFNILLQVMDHATLTDNTGRKADFRQVILIMTSNAGSREMSQALVGFGEPMSSKGAAGRAKQALERIFSPEFRNRLDATVTFGALTPAVVETIVEKFILQLESQLAERRVAITLEPEARAWLAAKGYDPVFGARPLARVIQAEVRDPLTDEILFGRLEHGGTVNIGLADGALTFDIVSTPAPASKDTVDA, translated from the coding sequence ATGTTCAGTGCATCCGTCGAGCTGCTGCTGGGCGTGGCGTACCGGGAAGCGACATCCCGACGTCACACGCACCTGACGCTCGAACATCTCCTGTACGTGCTGGCGCACGACACGGAGGCCGAGCGCATCCTCGCCGCCTGCGGGGCCGACCTGCCGCGCCTGCGCTCCGAGCTCGACAAGTTCCTCCAGCAGAACATCGAGCAGTTCCCCCGCGGTGCACAGAAGGAGCCCGAACAAACGCTCGCGTTCCGCCGCGCCCTGCAGACGGCCGTGCTGCACGTGCAGAGCGCCGGCAAGAGCGAGGTCCAGGCCGGCGACCTGCTCGCCGCGCTGCTTCAGCAGAACCGCTCCTATGCGGCGCAGCTCCTCGAGGGCCAGGGCGTCACCCGCCTCGACGTGCTGAACTACATCAGCCACGGCATCTCGAAGGTGCCCGCCCCCGACGACGCCGGGTCCGACGACCGGCCAGCCGCCGCCGGGCAGGGGGACGAAGGCTCGTCGACCTCGCGGACGCCGCTCGACGCCTACACCGTCAACCTGACGCAGAAAGCCCGCAACGGCGTCCTCGACCCGCTGGTCGGCCGCGCCACCGAGGTGCAGCGGACGATGGAGATCCTCTGCCGGCGGCGCAAGAACAACCCGATGTTCGTCGGTGAACCAGGTGTCGGCAAGACCGCGCTTGCCGAGGGTCTCGCGCAGCGCCTGCTGCAGGACGACGTGCCGTCGGTCCTGAAGGACGCCGAGGTCTTTTCGCTCGACGCCACGGCCCTGCTCGCCGGGACGCGGTTCCGCGGTGACTTCGAGGAGCGCTTCAAGGCCGTCGTGAATGCGCTCGCCAAGCGCCCCAAGCCGATCCTGTTCATCGACGAGATGCACAGTACCGTCGGCGCCGGGGCGACCACCGGCGGCACGATGGATCTCGCCACCCTGATCAAGCCGGTGCTGAGCGCGGGCGACATCCGCGTGATCGGTGCGACGACCTTCGAGGAGTTCAAACAGGTCGAGAAGGACCGCGCCCTCGCGCGCCGGCTGCAGAAGGTGGTGATCGAGGAACCGTCGGTCGAGGAGACGGTCACGATCCTCAAGGGCCTGCGCAGCCGCTACGAGGATCACCACAACGTCAACTACACGGACCAGGCGATCGAGACGGCGGCCAAGCTGGCCGGTCGCCACCTGCGCGATTACCGCCTGCCTGATAGCGCGATCGACGTGCTCGACGAGGCCGGGGCGATGTTGCGGCTACAGCAGGCGCCACCCGCGCCTCCCGTGGCAGCGGACGCGACAGCTGCGGCCGGAGACGACGCCCGGCTGGGACAGCCGGGCGCTCCCAAGTCCACCTCGTCCTCCGCGGGTAAGGCCGGCTCCCCGGGCCCGGCCGACCCGGTCAAGGGCGGACGGCCCGAGGTCGTCGCCGAGACGGCACCAAGGCAGACGGTGGACGTGCCCGAGATCGAGCGCGTCATCGCCCGCATGGCGCGCATCCCCGACAAGCAGGCGCACGCCTCCGACAAGGAACGGCTGCGGACGCTCGAAGAGCAGCTGATGCGCGTGGTGTTCGGCCAGGACGATGCGGTCAAGGCGGTGGCGCGCGCCATCAAGCGGGCACGGGCGGGACTCGGCCAACCCGAGAAGCCGGCCGGGTGCTTCCTGTTCACCGGCCCCACGGGCGTCGGCAAGACGGAGCTCGCCAAGCAGCTCGCGATTCACCTCGGCAACCAGTTCGTACGCTTCGACATGTCCGAGTACATGGAGAAGCACGCCGTCGCCCGCCTCATCGGCGCCCCTCCGGGATACGTCGGCTTCGAACAGGGTGGGCTGCTGGTCGACGCGATCCGGAAGGATCCGTACGCGGTGCTGCTGCTCGACGAGATCGAGAAGGCGCATCCCGACATCTTCAACATCCTGCTGCAGGTGATGGATCACGCCACGCTGACCGACAACACCGGCCGCAAGGCAGACTTCCGGCAGGTGATCCTGATCATGACGTCCAACGCGGGGTCACGCGAGATGAGTCAGGCGCTGGTCGGTTTCGGTGAGCCCATGAGCAGCAAGGGCGCCGCCGGACGCGCAAAGCAGGCGCTCGAACGGATCTTCAGTCCCGAGTTCCGGAACCGTCTCGATGCCACCGTCACCTTCGGGGCGCTCACACCGGCCGTGGTGGAGACCATTGTCGAGAAGTTCATCCTGCAGCTCGAGTCGCAGCTGGCCGAGCGCCGCGTCGCGATCACGCTCGAGCCGGAAGCACGCGCGTGGCTGGCCGCGAAGGGCTACGACCCGGTCTTCGGCGCCCGGCCGCTGGCGCGTGTCATCCAGGCCGAGGTGCGCGATCCGCTCACCGACGAGATCCTGTTCGGTCGCCTGGAACACGGCGGCACGGTGAACATCGGCCTCGCGGACGGCGCGCTGACATTCGACATCGTCAGCACACCGGCGCCCGCGAGCAAGGACACGGTCGACGCGTAG